ACGACCTTGTCGGCCCCCAGGATCAGGAGCGCGCCCATGGGGGCGGTGAGCACGATGAAATAGAGGCCGAGGAACAAAAGCTTGTCGGCCGCGTGCGGATCGGCCGGGTCGACGAATTGCGGCAGGAAGGTCACGAAGAACAGGACGACCTTCGGGTTCGTGAGATTGATTCCCACGCCCATGCAGAAGGTTTTCCAGAACGAAATCTCCGCCCGCCCCTCCTCCTTCACGTGCAGGGCCGAGCCGTTGCGCACCGCGTCGAACGCCATCCAGAGCAGGTACAGGGCGCCGACGATCTTCAGCACCGTGAAGGCCGTGACGGAGGCCGCCAGCAGGGCCGAGAGGCCCAGCGCCGCCAGCAGCGTATGCACGCCGCAGCCCGCCATCGCGCCCAGCATCGACGCCATGCCGGCCCTGCGCCCGCCCGCCATGGTCTTCGCCAGGAACAGGCTCATGTCCGGCCCTGGTGTGATGAACAGGAGGGTCGCGGCGAGGGTATAGGTGAGCAGGGTACCGATGTCGGGCAGGAAGGCCATGAGACGAATCCGAACGGTGCAACGGCCGGATCATGCCTCAATCCCATGTGCACGGCCACCGAAAAGCCGCTTGTTGAAAGGCCGCCTCTGCTCCATCTGTTGATCCCGGCAAAGGTTCGTGGAACCATATCGCGAGAAGGACAGTCATGAAGGCCCTGCTTTTACCCACCCGGATCCGCGTCGCCCTCACGGGCGTGCTTCTGGCGTTCGGGCTGTCCGCCTGCGGAATCAACAATGTGCCGACCCTGCAGGAGCAGGCCAAGGCCGCCTGGAGCGAGGTGCAGAACCAGTACCAGCGCCGCGCCGACCTGATCCCCAACCTGGTCGAGACCGTGAAGGGCTTCGCCCAGCAGGAGCGCGAAGTCCTGACCCAGGTGACGGAGGCGCGCGCGAAGGCCACGCAAATCAAGGTCGACGCCTCCACGGTCACCGACCCGGAGAAGTTCCGGCAGTTCCAGGAGGCCCAGAACCAGCTCTCCGGCGCCCTCGGCCGCCTGCTCGCCACCGTGGAGCGTTACCCGGAGCTGAAATCCAACGCCAATTTCCTGGCCCTGCAATCCCAGCTCGAAGGCACGGAGAACCGCATCGCGGTGGCGCGGCGCGACTACATCGCGACCGTGCAGGCCTACAACACGGAGCTGCGCACGATCCCCGGCCGCTGGATCGCCGCCATCGTCTATCCCGACGCCAAGCCCATGGAGACGTTCACGGCCACCGCCGGCTCCGACCGGCCACCCGAGGTGAAGTTCTAAGGGGATGAGAGGCACCCGGTCTTTCGCGTCCGTCCTTGTGAGCGAGAGAGTTCAGGCGCTCTTCATCGCGTCGCTCCTTCTCATCCTCCTCGCCACCTTCCCGGCGCTCGCACAGACGTTCCCGCCCCTCAACGGCCGGGTGGTCGATGCGGCCAATCTCCTGAAGCCCGAGGAGCGGGCGGCCCTCGAGGCTAAGCTGAAGGCCCATGAGGACAAGACCAGCGACCAGGTGGTGGTCGCCACCGTGCGCTCCCTCGAGGGCTACCCGGTCGAGGACTACGCCAACCGCCTGTTCCGGCACTGGCAGCTCGGGCAGAAGAAGAACAACAACGGCGTCCTGCTTCTGGTCGCACCGCAGGAGCGGAAGGTCCGCATCGAGGTCGGATACGGCCTCGAAGGGGCGCTGACCGACGCGCTCTCCAAGGTCATCATCACGACCGCCATCGCGCCCCAGTTCCAGAAGGGCAATTTCGCCGGCGGCATCGATGCGGGCGTCGACGCCATGCTGTCGATCCTCACCGGCGATGCGGAGGAATGGCACCGCAGGGCCGAGGTGCGCGAGGACAACACCACGGGCATCGACCCCTTCGTCGCCTTCGTCATCCTCGTGATCCTGTTCTTCCTGATCTCGCGGATGATGGGCGCGGGCCGCGCGGGCGGCGTCAGGCGGGGACGCCGCGGTCCCTGGATCGTCACGCCCGGCGGGTGGTCGGGGGGAAGCGGATGGTCCGGCGGAGGAGGAGGCTGGTCCGGTGGAGGCGGGTTCTCGGGCGGCGGAGGCTCGTCGGGTGGCGGCGGCGCCTCGGGGAGCTGGTAGATGATGTCACCCGACGATCAGGCGCGCCTCGCCCAGGCGATCAGCGACGTGGAGGACGACACCTCCGGCGAGGTCGTGGTCGTTCTGGCCGAGCAGGCGGGCCATTACCGCGAGATCCCGCTCCTCTGGGCTCTTCTCGCGGCTCTTGTCACGCCCTGGCCGCTGATCTGGCTCACGGCGATCAGCACGTCGCGGATCTTCCTGATCCAGCTCGCGGTGGGGCTGGCGTTGAGCCTCGTCCTCTCGTGGCCCAGGCTGCGCTATGCCCTGGTGCCGCGCTCCATCAAGCGGACGCAAGGCCATGAGGCGGCCTCGCGCGAGTTCCTGCGCCGGGGGCTCACCCGCACCCGGGAGAAGACCGGCGTGCTGATCTACCTGGCGCTCGCCGAGCATCACGCGGAGATCCTCGCCGATACGGGGATCTCGGACCGGGTCGATGCGGAGATCTGGGCCGACATCGTGGCCGACCTGACCGGCGCGATCGGGGACGGGCGCATGACGGAAGGGCTCCTCGACGCGATCCGGCGCACCGGCGCGATCCTGGCCGAACATGCCCCTCCCCGCCTCGACGACGTGGACGAGCTGCCGAACAAGGTGATCGTGCTGATGTAGTTACAGGCCCGGGCCCTTCGCGGCCCCCAGGATGATTCCCGGGCGGGTCGCATCGGTGCTCTGGAGCAGCACCACATAGGTATCCCCGCCGCTGCGGGCGGTCTCGACCGGCACCTCGAACCGGGCCGAGCCGCCGAGCCATTCGCCGACACGGTTCAGGCCGCGCACCACATTGGCATAGGTGATCGTCTTGCCCCGGTTCTCGCCGCGCTCGATCGGCACCGTCTGCGCCTTCAGGACGGGCAGGACCCATAATTCGGCCGCCCGCTGCGCCGTGTCCGGGGTCTCCTCGACGAGGATCGTGACCCGGCCGTTCTGCTCATGGACGGTGACGTTCACCGGCAGGGTCTTGCGGCCCTTCGAGGTCGCCTGGATGGCCTTCTCGATCTGGCCCCGGTCGGAGCCGATGCAGGATTTCTTGCCGTTGACGATCATCTGCGGCGTGAAGACCTGCCGGTCGCTGCGGGAATGGGCATAGGCCTTCTGCCGCTCCGTAAAGGCCACGTGGGCGAGCGTGTCCTTCCAGCCGAGATAATCCCAGTAATTCACCGGCAGGGACAGGGCGATGATGTCGGGCTGGCGGGAATACTCGACCAGGAGCTCGTCCGCCGGCGGGCAGGAGGAGCAGCCCTGGCTCGTGAACAGCTCGACGACCGCGCGCGGCGGCTCCGCCAGAGCAGGCTGAAGGAGAGCGGCCAGACCTAGGGCTGCCAAAGTCAGTGTCAAACGGGACGCCATGGTGACGCTATCGAACACGAAATCGACCTTGAGGGAAACTCACGTTACGTTGAGCGTCAGCCGAGACGGGATCTAAGCCGATGCTTTGGCCGGAACGCGCCAGCGGCGGTGCATCCACAGCCATTGCTCGGGATATTCCCGCACCCATTCCTCCACCACGGCGGTCATGGCCTGCATGGCACCCTGCACGTTGATCTGCCCGTCGGGATCGCGGGGCAGATCGAGCGGCGGCGTGAGCTGCAGGCGGAACCGGTGGTTGGGAAGGCGGACGACCCGCACGCCGTGGACCGGGCAGTCGAAGCGGCGCGCGAACTTGCCGAGGATGGGATTCACCAGGGCCGGGCGGCCCATGAAGTTCACGATCACCCCGCGGGTGAAGTGCTGGTCGATGAGCATGCCGAGATGGCCGCCCTTCTCCAAGGCGCCCTGCATGGCGAAGGCCGCGCCCTGGCGGGCCGCCTCCAGGTTGCCCATGGTTTCGCTGCGGATCTCGTGCAGGACGCGGGCGATGGCCGGATCGTTGGGCGCGCGGAACACCGCCGTGGTGTCGAGCCCGAAGCGCGCCGCGCAGATGGCGGGCAGTTCCCAATTGGCGAGATGGGCCGAGAAGATGATCCCGGGCTTGCCGTCGTCCCGCAAGGAAAGGAAGTGATCGATGCCGTCGACCTCGGTGCGGCCGGGCATCGTGCTGTCCGGGTCGAAATCGAACAGGCGACCGAGATGCGGATATTCGCCCCCCGTGCGACCGAGATTGTCCCAGGCCGCGAGCGCCAAGGCCTTCACCTCGGCCTCGGACTTCTCCGGATAGGCCGCGCGGATATTGGCGAGCGCCGTCCTGTGCGCGCGCAGCAGCGGGCCGAAGGTGCGGGTGAGCGCAGCCCCCACGCCTCCCGAGCGCTCCGGGCCCAGCAGCCGCGAAAAGGCGAAGACGCCGCGCACGACGCCGACCATGACCGTTCCGATCAGTCGCGAGACGAGGTTGCGGGAGCGGTGGGGTTGGCGCACGTTTGTTCGGTTCCTGGCATGAAGAGCCGGCGGAAGTCCCGGCTTGAAAAAGAAAAGGCCCCGCGTCTTTTTCGCGGGGAGCCCGTTTCGTCAAGATCTGTGATGACGCGGCCGGGTAGACCGGGTCAGAACGTCACGATCACCTTGCCGAAGACCTTGCGGCCTTCGAGCCGCTCGAGACCCTTCTGGAACTCGTCGAGCGGGAAGACGGCGTCGATGACCGGGGTCATGCCGTCCGCCATCTTGCCGAGCGACTGCGCGATGTTCTCGATCCGGCAGCCGAAGGAGCCGAAGATCCGGTATTGCTGCTGGAAGAGCTGCATCAGGTTCATGGTGGTGGAGACGCCCGAGGTCGAGCCGCAGGTGACCAGGCGCCCGCCGCGCTTGAGGCACAGGAGCGAGCCGTTCCAGGTCTCGGCGCCCACATGCTCGAACACCACATCGACGCCCTTGCGCTTAGTGAGGCGGCGCACCTCGCCCTCGAAGCGCTCGGTGCGGTAGTTGATCACGTAATCGGCACCGAGCGCCCTGGCCTTCTCGCCCTTCTCGTCGTCGCCGACCGTCGTGTAGACCGTGCAGCCGATGGCCTTGGCCATCTTGATCGCCGCCGTGCCGATGCCCGAGCCGCCCGCGTGGACGAGGATCGACTCGCCCGGCTCCAGCTTGGCGTTGTCGAACAGCATGTGCTGCACGGTGCCGAAGCCGATGGGCGCGCAGGCGGCCTGCTCGAAGGAGACGCCCTGGGGCACCGGGATCACGAGACGCTCGGGGCGGTTGATCAGCTCGCGGGCGAAGCCGTCGATATGAAAGCCCATGATGCCGGCGACGTTCTCGCACAGATTGTCCCAGCCCTTGCGGCAGGCGGGGCAATGGCCGCAGGTCTCGGCCCCGTACATGGTCACCGGATCGCCTGCCTTGAAGCGCGTGACGCCCTCGCCCACCGCGGCGATCTCGCCTGACGCCTCGACGCCCACGGCCTGCGGCATCTTCCGCTTGGCGAAGGCCATGCCGCGAAAGCCCCAGACGTCGAGGAAGTTGAGCGCGAGCGCCTTGACCCGGACCTGCACCTCGCCGGCGGCGGGCGGCGGAGGCGGCTCCATCTCGGTGATGCGAAGGTCACGGTCGCCGAAGAGCTGAAGGGAGCGCATGAAAACCAATCCTGGTCGTGTGACGGCCTGCATCTCAAGGTGCAGGGTCACAGAGAAATTCTTTTCGGCGGCTTAAAGGGCGACGAGGCCGATGACAAGTTTTGTGTGATTCCCTGACAGAGGGCACGCTTGCATCATGATTTATTATTACATATACAATCAGAGGGTGTCAGAATATGGCTCCTACGGCTCGACTCACACAGAAGGCCACGGACCCTTCCATTGCAGATAGCTATGAAAAGACTTGCCGCTCTTGCTCTAGTTTTTGTTCTGGGCGGCTGCGTTAGCGCGCGGCAACTGCCAGACGACGCGAATCCTGCTCTCATGGTCGGAGAGGCAGCTTATCTCACGACTCGATGCCCTAAACTCAAGCAGGAGCGCCAGATGGATGCCCTCGTCGTTGCCTGCCTTTTGAATAAGGCTAATGGCATCGATTGCCCTACTGCCATGACGCGACACCTGGAGACAGATCTTCTGAAGGGCATGGTAAAGGCCAAACAGGAATTCGCTTCCATACCCGACGCACAAGTTTGCCGCACCGCCACTGAGCGCTACGGCAAGAACGGCTCGCGTTTCAAGAACATGCTCATCCCGAAATAATGCCGCTGATCGCCTATCTCGGTGGCGAAAACGTCTGACGATCCTTGATGTCGTGCCATTCCTAGCGGGCTGCAAGGGATGATGATCTTTACCGATGCACGCCGAGCATCGAGGTCAGGCCGCCGTCGATCGGCAGCACCGTGCCGGTGATGTAGGCGGCGGGCTCGGACATGAGGAAGGCGGCGAGGCCCGCGATCTCCTCGGGCTTGGCGAAGCGTCCGGCCGGGATCTGCTTTTCCATGTTCTCGCGATAGGCCGCGTAGGGCGCCATCATGTCCGTGTCGATGAAGCCGGGGGCGATCACGTTGACCGTGACGCCGCGCTTGGCGGTCTCGACGGACAGCGTGCGGCAATAGGAGATCAGCGCGCCCTTGGAGGCCGCGTAGGCGGCATTGCCGGGATTACCCTGAAGGGCCGCCACTGAGCCGATGGCCACGATACGGCCGGCCTTGGCGCGGATCATGCCGCGCATGAGGGCCTTGGCGATCCGGGTGAA
This region of Microvirga mediterraneensis genomic DNA includes:
- a CDS encoding LysE family translocator, with product MAFLPDIGTLLTYTLAATLLFITPGPDMSLFLAKTMAGGRRAGMASMLGAMAGCGVHTLLAALGLSALLAASVTAFTVLKIVGALYLLWMAFDAVRNGSALHVKEEGRAEISFWKTFCMGVGINLTNPKVVLFFVTFLPQFVDPADPHAADKLLFLGLYFIVLTAPMGALLILGADKVVALLRGHPKLMRGIDYSFAGLFSAFAIKILTASAR
- a CDS encoding LemA family protein, with the translated sequence MKALLLPTRIRVALTGVLLAFGLSACGINNVPTLQEQAKAAWSEVQNQYQRRADLIPNLVETVKGFAQQEREVLTQVTEARAKATQIKVDASTVTDPEKFRQFQEAQNQLSGALGRLLATVERYPELKSNANFLALQSQLEGTENRIAVARRDYIATVQAYNTELRTIPGRWIAAIVYPDAKPMETFTATAGSDRPPEVKF
- a CDS encoding TPM domain-containing protein, whose protein sequence is MRGTRSFASVLVSERVQALFIASLLLILLATFPALAQTFPPLNGRVVDAANLLKPEERAALEAKLKAHEDKTSDQVVVATVRSLEGYPVEDYANRLFRHWQLGQKKNNNGVLLLVAPQERKVRIEVGYGLEGALTDALSKVIITTAIAPQFQKGNFAGGIDAGVDAMLSILTGDAEEWHRRAEVREDNTTGIDPFVAFVILVILFFLISRMMGAGRAGGVRRGRRGPWIVTPGGWSGGSGWSGGGGGWSGGGGFSGGGGSSGGGGASGSW
- a CDS encoding TPM domain-containing protein, which encodes MMSPDDQARLAQAISDVEDDTSGEVVVVLAEQAGHYREIPLLWALLAALVTPWPLIWLTAISTSRIFLIQLAVGLALSLVLSWPRLRYALVPRSIKRTQGHEAASREFLRRGLTRTREKTGVLIYLALAEHHAEILADTGISDRVDAEIWADIVADLTGAIGDGRMTEGLLDAIRRTGAILAEHAPPRLDDVDELPNKVIVLM
- a CDS encoding DUF1223 domain-containing protein encodes the protein MFDSVTMASRLTLTLAALGLAALLQPALAEPPRAVVELFTSQGCSSCPPADELLVEYSRQPDIIALSLPVNYWDYLGWKDTLAHVAFTERQKAYAHSRSDRQVFTPQMIVNGKKSCIGSDRGQIEKAIQATSKGRKTLPVNVTVHEQNGRVTILVEETPDTAQRAAELWVLPVLKAQTVPIERGENRGKTITYANVVRGLNRVGEWLGGSARFEVPVETARSGGDTYVVLLQSTDATRPGIILGAAKGPGL
- a CDS encoding lipid A biosynthesis lauroyl acyltransferase produces the protein MRQPHRSRNLVSRLIGTVMVGVVRGVFAFSRLLGPERSGGVGAALTRTFGPLLRAHRTALANIRAAYPEKSEAEVKALALAAWDNLGRTGGEYPHLGRLFDFDPDSTMPGRTEVDGIDHFLSLRDDGKPGIIFSAHLANWELPAICAARFGLDTTAVFRAPNDPAIARVLHEIRSETMGNLEAARQGAAFAMQGALEKGGHLGMLIDQHFTRGVIVNFMGRPALVNPILGKFARRFDCPVHGVRVVRLPNHRFRLQLTPPLDLPRDPDGQINVQGAMQAMTAVVEEWVREYPEQWLWMHRRWRVPAKASA
- a CDS encoding zinc-binding dehydrogenase, which translates into the protein MRSLQLFGDRDLRITEMEPPPPPAAGEVQVRVKALALNFLDVWGFRGMAFAKRKMPQAVGVEASGEIAAVGEGVTRFKAGDPVTMYGAETCGHCPACRKGWDNLCENVAGIMGFHIDGFARELINRPERLVIPVPQGVSFEQAACAPIGFGTVQHMLFDNAKLEPGESILVHAGGSGIGTAAIKMAKAIGCTVYTTVGDDEKGEKARALGADYVINYRTERFEGEVRRLTKRKGVDVVFEHVGAETWNGSLLCLKRGGRLVTCGSTSGVSTTMNLMQLFQQQYRIFGSFGCRIENIAQSLGKMADGMTPVIDAVFPLDEFQKGLERLEGRKVFGKVIVTF
- a CDS encoding SDR family oxidoreductase yields the protein MTRVLVTGGGKGVGAAIVRALAAAGHDVDFTYRSSGDAAKALAGELMQTHPGRSIQAHEVDLADKAALEAFCETVEGESLFGLVHNAGQPYDALAAMMQQDKAEAAMQVNFWSFTRIAKALMRGMIRAKAGRIVAIGSVAALQGNPGNAAYAASKGALISYCRTLSVETAKRGVTVNVIAPGFIDTDMMAPYAAYRENMEKQIPAGRFAKPEEIAGLAAFLMSEPAAYITGTVLPIDGGLTSMLGVHR